One segment of Bacteroides sp. DNA contains the following:
- a CDS encoding DUF3078 domain-containing protein — MKKILFAILFLSALSLSAQEDTTLVRPWALNGFFSQQLNQVSFTNWAAGGENSFASTSIAVLTANYSKEKTTWENKLDLAYGLIKTQDTPTRKNEDKIDLLSKYGHKVSPKIAATALLNFRSQFTAGYNYPDDEEVVSNFLAPGYLLASLGFDYKPVDYLSIFFSPATGKFTFVNDETLSAIGAYGVEPGKTFRPEFGAMASFTFAKDIFENVNLASKLDLFNNYTDSNKPNRKNTDVNWQTNLNMKVNKFITASMGFNLIYDHDIPVPIFDTVGGEEVQVGTGPRTQFKQIFGIGLSYNFKRE, encoded by the coding sequence ATGAAGAAGATCCTCTTTGCTATATTATTTCTTTCAGCGCTGAGCCTTTCGGCCCAGGAAGATACTACCCTTGTAAGGCCCTGGGCCCTGAATGGTTTCTTTAGCCAGCAGCTGAACCAGGTTTCCTTTACCAACTGGGCCGCAGGTGGTGAAAACAGCTTTGCTTCCACCAGCATTGCGGTGCTGACCGCCAATTACTCCAAGGAAAAGACTACCTGGGAAAATAAACTCGACCTGGCCTATGGCTTGATAAAAACCCAGGATACCCCCACCCGGAAAAACGAAGACAAAATTGATCTCCTTTCAAAGTACGGCCATAAGGTATCCCCAAAAATTGCCGCTACTGCACTGCTGAACTTCAGGAGTCAGTTTACTGCAGGATATAATTACCCCGACGATGAGGAGGTGGTATCCAATTTTTTGGCCCCGGGTTACCTCCTGGCCTCCCTGGGTTTCGACTACAAACCCGTTGATTACCTTTCCATCTTTTTCTCGCCTGCCACCGGTAAATTTACCTTCGTCAACGATGAAACCCTCTCGGCCATTGGTGCTTACGGCGTGGAGCCCGGCAAAACCTTTCGCCCTGAATTTGGCGCCATGGCATCCTTTACCTTCGCCAAGGATATCTTTGAGAACGTGAACCTGGCTTCAAAGCTTGACCTTTTCAACAACTACACCGACAGCAATAAGCCAAACCGCAAGAACACCGACGTGAACTGGCAAACCAACCTGAATATGAAGGTGAACAAGTTCATCACCGCCAGCATGGGCTTTAACCTTATCTACGACCACGACATCCCCGTACCGATCTTTGACACAGTCGGGGGCGAAGAAGTACAGGTTGGCACCGGCCCCCGTACCCAGTTCAAGCAAATTTTTGGCATCGGCCTGTCATACAACTTCAAGCGGGAATAA
- a CDS encoding response regulator encodes MPVNSLLLIDDSEIDNLVNQRIIEKNAFAAKIIIKKSARAGLDYLTETLCSDPDALPDLIFLDIRMPDIDGFGFLDAFAKLDETIRKHCKIAMLSSSIDADDHRKAIENPFVIKFLNKPLSASVLNEGF; translated from the coding sequence ATGCCTGTAAATTCCCTCCTCCTTATTGATGACAGCGAAATCGACAACCTGGTAAACCAGCGTATCATCGAAAAAAATGCTTTTGCTGCCAAGATCATCATAAAAAAAAGTGCCAGGGCTGGGCTTGATTACCTTACCGAAACTTTGTGCTCAGATCCTGATGCACTCCCCGACCTGATTTTCCTCGACATCCGCATGCCCGATATCGATGGTTTCGGTTTCCTCGATGCTTTTGCGAAACTCGATGAAACCATCCGCAAGCACTGCAAAATTGCTATGCTTTCCTCTTCCATCGATGCTGACGACCACCGCAAGGCCATCGAGAATCCTTTCGTGATTAAATTTCTCAATAAGCCCCTGTCCGCCAGTGTCTTAAATGAGGGGTTCTGA
- a CDS encoding glutamine synthetase III, whose translation MNPRFSALQSAISRPYPESQEIMPKVSEYFGSQVFSRLVMREYLPDDVFRQLIEAIDKNGQIDRRIADQVASAMKAWAISKGASHYTHWFLPLNGATAEKHDAFFSPVEPNVSIEQFDGSQLVQQEPDASSFPSGGLRNTFEARGYSAWDPSSPAFIMDGTLCIPTIFIAYTGEALDFKTPLLRALALIDQVAVEVCQLFDRNITKVYPTLGWEQEYFLVDEALYYARPDLVMTGRTLTGHIPARGQQLEDHYFGAIPHRVAAFMKAFEMEAWKLGIPVKTRHNEVAPNQFELAPVYEEANIAIDHNQLIMVVMDKVARKHRFRVLFHEKPFEGVNGSGKHNNWSLATNTGKNLLSPGHTPKTNLLFLTFFINIIKAVHEHAALLRGAIASAGNDHRLGANEAPPAIISMFIGSQLTGVLEELEKKVKDRKMTPDEKTDLKLNIGKIPRIIIDNTDRNRTSPLAFTGNKFEFRAVGSSANCGPAMIVLNTILANQLMHFKAEVDKSINKGIEKDEAIFRVLRKYIRESKAILFEGNGYSQEWVEEAARRGLPNLKNAPEALESYISKTTIDLFGSNGIFTDKELHARYEIRLENYAKVLQIESRVLADLSGNHIIPSAIRYQNVLVENVRGLKEVLPPALFTDHSALQIHSISKISEHVTHIRSMVRQMISERKEANHLEDPAARAKAYCYRVKPLMEDIRYHIDKLEILVDDQMWPLPKYRELMFIK comes from the coding sequence ATGAACCCTCGTTTTTCCGCTCTCCAGTCGGCCATTTCCCGTCCTTACCCTGAATCACAGGAAATCATGCCCAAGGTATCTGAATATTTTGGCTCGCAGGTCTTTTCGCGCCTGGTGATGCGAGAATATCTGCCTGACGATGTTTTCCGCCAGCTTATTGAAGCCATCGACAAGAACGGGCAAATCGACCGCCGCATCGCAGACCAGGTGGCTTCGGCCATGAAAGCCTGGGCCATCAGCAAGGGGGCCAGCCATTACACTCACTGGTTCCTGCCCCTGAACGGCGCCACGGCCGAGAAGCACGACGCCTTTTTCAGCCCGGTGGAGCCCAACGTGAGCATCGAGCAATTCGATGGCTCGCAACTGGTGCAGCAGGAACCCGATGCCAGCAGCTTCCCCAGCGGGGGTCTGCGCAACACCTTCGAGGCCCGTGGCTATTCCGCCTGGGACCCCTCCTCCCCGGCATTCATTATGGATGGCACCCTATGCATCCCCACCATCTTCATCGCCTATACCGGCGAAGCCCTCGACTTCAAGACGCCGCTGCTTAGGGCCCTGGCCCTCATCGACCAAGTGGCTGTCGAAGTCTGCCAGTTATTCGACCGCAATATCACCAAGGTCTATCCCACCCTCGGCTGGGAGCAGGAATATTTCCTGGTGGACGAAGCCCTGTATTATGCCCGGCCCGACCTTGTGATGACCGGCCGGACCCTAACAGGCCACATCCCCGCCCGCGGCCAGCAACTCGAAGACCATTATTTCGGCGCCATTCCTCACCGGGTAGCGGCTTTTATGAAAGCCTTTGAGATGGAGGCCTGGAAGCTGGGCATCCCTGTAAAAACCCGACACAACGAGGTGGCGCCCAACCAGTTTGAACTGGCGCCTGTGTATGAAGAAGCCAACATTGCCATCGACCACAACCAGCTCATCATGGTGGTGATGGACAAAGTGGCGCGCAAACACCGCTTCCGGGTACTTTTCCACGAGAAGCCCTTTGAAGGGGTAAACGGCAGCGGCAAGCACAACAACTGGTCGCTGGCCACCAACACTGGCAAAAACCTGCTGAGCCCCGGGCATACCCCCAAGACCAACTTGCTCTTCCTGACGTTTTTCATCAACATCATCAAGGCTGTCCACGAGCACGCAGCCCTGCTGCGGGGCGCCATTGCCTCGGCTGGCAATGACCACCGCCTGGGCGCCAATGAGGCACCCCCGGCCATCATCTCCATGTTCATTGGCAGCCAGCTTACCGGAGTGCTCGAAGAACTGGAAAAAAAGGTGAAGGACCGCAAAATGACCCCGGATGAAAAAACAGACCTGAAGCTGAACATTGGCAAGATCCCGCGTATCATCATTGACAACACCGACCGCAACCGCACCTCGCCCCTTGCTTTTACCGGCAACAAGTTTGAGTTCAGGGCAGTGGGCTCCTCGGCCAACTGCGGCCCCGCCATGATCGTGCTCAACACCATCCTGGCCAACCAGCTGATGCATTTTAAGGCGGAGGTGGATAAAAGCATCAATAAAGGCATTGAAAAGGATGAAGCCATCTTTCGAGTCCTGCGCAAATACATCCGCGAGTCGAAAGCCATCCTGTTTGAAGGCAACGGCTACAGCCAGGAATGGGTAGAAGAAGCTGCCCGACGCGGGTTGCCCAACCTGAAAAATGCTCCCGAAGCCCTGGAATCCTATATTTCAAAAACTACCATCGATCTTTTTGGCAGCAATGGGATCTTCACCGACAAGGAGCTGCACGCCCGTTATGAGATCAGGCTCGAAAACTATGCCAAGGTGTTACAGATCGAGTCGCGCGTGCTGGCCGACCTCTCGGGCAATCACATCATCCCTTCCGCCATCCGCTATCAGAATGTGCTGGTGGAAAATGTCAGGGGCCTGAAAGAAGTGCTGCCGCCCGCCCTGTTTACCGACCACTCGGCCCTTCAGATCCATTCTATTTCGAAAATCTCCGAGCACGTCACCCATATCCGCTCCATGGTGCGGCAAATGATCAGCGAACGTAAGGAAGCCAATCATCTGGAAGACCCTGCAGCACGCGCCAAAGCCTATTGTTACAGGGTCAAACCCTTGATGGAAGATATCCGTTACCACATCGACAAGCTCGAGATCCTGGTAGATGACCAGATGTGGCCATTGCCCAAATACCGTGAGCTGATGTTTATCAAGTAG
- the miaA gene encoding tRNA (adenosine(37)-N6)-dimethylallyltransferase MiaA yields MPDPHTLIVITGPTATGKTRLAACVAAQCEGEVISADSRQVYRGMDLGTGKDLHDFMVGDLLVPYHLVDIAEPGYEYNVFEFQQDFIKALSHIQKRNRQGILCGGTGLYIEAALKGYPLQKVEPNPELRENLQLLTNEELGKILASYRPLHNTSDLSDRERLIRAVEIETFQKNNPPDKSNYPSFKPVLFAIHFDREDIRQRITERLQRRLETGMLDEIHHLLSEGLKPEQLKFYGLEYRILTQYVTGEISYDAMFRTLNTAIHQFAKRQMTWFRRMERQGTPIHWIDGQLTIEEKVEQVLEKAAAFSKQS; encoded by the coding sequence CTGCCTGACCCCCATACGCTGATCGTCATTACCGGCCCCACCGCCACCGGCAAGACCCGCCTGGCAGCCTGTGTGGCAGCACAGTGTGAAGGCGAGGTGATCAGCGCCGACTCCCGCCAGGTATATCGCGGAATGGACCTGGGCACCGGCAAGGATCTGCACGACTTTATGGTGGGCGACCTGCTGGTTCCCTATCACCTGGTCGACATTGCCGAGCCCGGCTACGAATACAATGTGTTTGAGTTTCAGCAAGATTTCATCAAAGCCCTCAGCCACATCCAGAAGCGCAACAGGCAGGGCATCCTATGCGGGGGCACCGGCTTGTATATTGAAGCCGCCCTGAAAGGCTATCCCCTTCAAAAGGTGGAACCCAACCCCGAGCTGCGCGAAAACCTGCAACTGCTCACCAATGAAGAGCTGGGCAAGATCCTGGCCTCCTACCGGCCCCTTCACAACACCTCCGACCTCAGCGACAGGGAAAGACTGATCAGAGCCGTGGAAATTGAAACCTTCCAGAAAAATAATCCGCCCGATAAAAGCAATTACCCCAGTTTCAAACCGGTCCTCTTTGCCATCCATTTCGACAGGGAGGATATTAGGCAACGCATCACCGAAAGGCTGCAAAGACGCCTTGAAACCGGGATGCTCGACGAGATCCACCACCTCCTCAGTGAAGGCCTGAAACCGGAACAACTCAAATTCTACGGACTGGAATACCGCATCTTAACCCAATACGTCACCGGCGAAATCTCCTACGACGCGATGTTTCGCACCCTCAACACTGCCATTCACCAGTTTGCCAAGCGGCAGATGACCTGGTTCCGCCGGATGGAGCGACAAGGAACCCCCATTCACTGGATCGATGGCCAGCTAACCATCGAAGAAAAAGTAGAGCAGGTGCTTGAAAAGGCTGCAGCATTTTCAAAACAATCGTAA
- a CDS encoding ATP-binding protein, whose translation NGKKHLYLISSDARLLDILKQLEGEFLISSDSSGELLKTLNAPSDTPEIDLVITGFDYFVNEVNEVYSENDAFNLPYFLVLVTPEQATRCAAEKFSVKCYPVFLPVDASQIRTLAASVIQNHEKAAELSEMQRYKILFHKAPVVHLLVNPCNLQILDANRAAADLYGQENSESLLGKSLLDLHPGQSDLINKKCREALKIGEKNFNCLYDSGKDESVELVFFASKIELGKRNFLFLNIQDITETKKTEKILTQKNLELHKTNAELDHFVYSTSHELRAPLMSVLGLISLLEAEADATEQALYLGLMKESIGKLDLIIHDIIDYSRNARFEVKLSPIDFNFLLEKTINNLNYISGSERIDIRIKVRDEGQFMSDKRRVEIILSNLLSNSLKFCNPQESKPFVEVEIHTTPGQALIRVNDNGRGIPAPHLPRIFEMFFRGYEQSTGSGIGLYIVREIIEKLNGTIEVKSEEGKGSAFTVKLPNQYQPL comes from the coding sequence ATAACGGAAAAAAGCACCTTTACCTCATTTCCAGCGACGCGCGTTTGCTGGACATCCTTAAACAGCTCGAAGGTGAGTTCCTTATCAGCAGCGATTCCTCCGGGGAACTGCTAAAGACTCTGAATGCCCCTTCCGATACGCCGGAGATTGACCTGGTCATTACCGGTTTTGACTATTTTGTGAATGAAGTCAATGAAGTTTATTCGGAAAACGACGCCTTCAACCTCCCTTATTTCTTGGTGCTGGTAACGCCCGAACAAGCCACCCGCTGCGCTGCAGAAAAGTTTAGTGTGAAATGCTACCCCGTGTTTCTTCCTGTTGATGCTTCGCAGATCAGGACACTGGCGGCCAGTGTGATTCAGAATCACGAAAAGGCTGCCGAACTTAGCGAAATGCAAAGGTATAAGATCCTTTTCCACAAAGCCCCGGTGGTCCACTTGCTAGTGAACCCCTGCAACCTTCAAATTCTCGATGCCAACCGCGCCGCAGCAGACCTTTATGGTCAGGAAAATTCAGAATCCCTTCTGGGTAAATCTCTTTTGGATTTGCATCCGGGCCAATCAGACCTGATCAATAAGAAATGCAGGGAAGCCTTGAAAATAGGCGAAAAAAACTTTAATTGCCTGTATGACAGTGGGAAAGATGAATCGGTTGAACTGGTATTTTTCGCTTCGAAGATTGAGCTCGGAAAACGAAACTTTTTGTTTCTGAACATTCAGGATATCACCGAAACAAAAAAAACGGAGAAGATCCTGACCCAAAAGAACCTGGAGTTGCACAAAACCAATGCGGAGCTCGACCACTTTGTTTACAGCACCTCCCACGAGCTGCGTGCCCCACTGATGTCTGTCCTTGGGCTGATCAGCCTGCTTGAAGCTGAGGCTGATGCCACTGAACAGGCTTTGTACCTGGGATTGATGAAGGAAAGCATTGGTAAACTCGACCTGATCATCCATGATATCATCGACTATTCGCGCAATGCCCGGTTCGAGGTTAAGCTTTCGCCCATTGATTTTAATTTCCTGCTGGAAAAAACCATCAACAACCTCAACTATATTTCCGGATCTGAAAGGATTGATATCCGGATCAAGGTAAGGGATGAAGGCCAGTTTATGTCCGACAAGCGTAGGGTCGAGATCATCCTGAGTAATCTGCTGTCCAACAGCCTGAAATTCTGCAACCCTCAGGAATCAAAGCCTTTTGTTGAGGTAGAGATTCATACCACCCCGGGTCAGGCTTTGATCAGGGTGAATGACAATGGACGCGGCATTCCTGCCCCGCATCTCCCACGGATCTTTGAAATGTTCTTCAGGGGATACGAACAAAGCACAGGAAGCGGCATCGGGCTTTATATCGTCAGGGAAATCATCGAAAAATTGAATGGCACCATCGAGGTGAAATCGGAAGAAGGGAAGGGGAGTGCCTTCACTGTGAAACTGCCAAACCAATACCAACCCCTTTAA
- a CDS encoding glycosyltransferase, producing the protein MPAVRTLHVAIPAMNEGAFLPHTMECLAKQDYVHFQVWVCVNQPDAWWNDPAKHPLCENNRQSLDYLRKLGWENLHLIDHSSPGLGWKGKAHGVGQARKVLMDTISQAAWDEDIIVSLDADTLFEDHYLSSVADVFKRFPQAVALSNPYYHRLTGEDTLDRAMLRYEIYMRHFALNLWRIGSPYSFTALGSAIALPVKAYRKIGGMTAKKSGEDFYLLQKLRKTGWIANHNTSPVYPATRYSDRVFFGTGPALIKGSQGLWDSYPIYDYRLFDQVAETYARFPELLHRDMETPMSPFLNQQFGETDIFAPLRENNKTVAHFVNACHHKVDGLRVLQFLKYHQTLKAYSDEANLINFLGKFFSEFFVQFKKEDLEVLDFQTSPIPLLDDIRNFLMERERMYQENDRP; encoded by the coding sequence ATGCCTGCCGTCCGCACCTTGCACGTCGCCATCCCGGCCATGAACGAGGGGGCCTTCCTGCCACATACCATGGAATGCCTGGCTAAGCAGGATTATGTGCATTTTCAGGTCTGGGTCTGCGTCAACCAGCCCGATGCCTGGTGGAATGACCCGGCAAAACATCCCCTTTGTGAAAACAACCGGCAAAGCCTCGATTACCTCCGTAAGCTTGGCTGGGAAAACCTGCATCTGATCGATCACAGCAGCCCCGGGCTGGGCTGGAAAGGCAAGGCGCACGGCGTGGGACAAGCCCGAAAGGTCTTGATGGATACCATCAGCCAGGCCGCCTGGGACGAAGACATCATTGTAAGCCTGGATGCCGACACCCTTTTCGAGGATCATTACCTTTCCTCGGTAGCGGATGTATTCAAGCGTTTTCCTCAGGCAGTGGCGCTTTCCAATCCCTATTACCACAGGCTCACCGGGGAAGACACCCTCGACCGTGCCATGCTGCGCTATGAGATCTATATGCGGCACTTCGCCCTGAACCTATGGCGCATTGGCTCTCCCTATTCATTCACCGCCCTGGGCTCAGCCATTGCATTGCCGGTGAAGGCCTATCGCAAGATCGGGGGGATGACTGCCAAAAAAAGCGGCGAGGATTTTTACCTCCTGCAAAAACTGCGCAAGACCGGGTGGATCGCCAACCACAATACCAGCCCTGTTTACCCCGCCACGCGCTATTCCGACCGGGTGTTCTTCGGCACCGGCCCCGCCCTTATCAAGGGCAGCCAGGGCTTGTGGGACAGTTACCCCATCTACGACTACCGCCTCTTCGACCAGGTGGCCGAGACCTATGCCCGCTTCCCTGAGCTCCTGCACCGTGACATGGAAACCCCGATGAGCCCTTTCCTGAATCAGCAATTTGGGGAAACCGACATTTTTGCCCCCTTGCGGGAAAACAATAAAACCGTGGCACACTTCGTGAATGCCTGCCATCATAAGGTAGACGGCCTCAGGGTGTTGCAGTTCCTGAAATACCACCAGACCCTGAAGGCATACAGTGATGAAGCCAACCTGATTAACTTCTTGGGCAAATTTTTTTCTGAATTTTTCGTTCAATTTAAGAAAGAGGATTTGGAAGTCCTGGATTTTCAAACCTCCCCCATTCCACTGCTGGATGACATCCGTAATTTCCTGATGGAACGAGAGCGGATGTACCAGGAAAACGACCGCCCGTGA
- a CDS encoding M14 family zinc carboxypeptidase: MNRCRTILIPFLAVTLFAACKAERQTPAQHRNFTSPTTHAELGEFLEQSTEACDLLKLEVFGQSAGGLDLFVVKAGKDEPSPSGEKLRVLVLAQQHGNEHSGKEAALLLIDGMLCGRHKRWFDTMEIWIIPQMNPDGSEVNERRNSEGIDFNRDHVVMQSAEVRALHDLSHDFMPHVTLDIHEYHPYSDAWEAFGAFKQFDVQTGIITNPNLSQDIRKYSEEVVLPGLENKLKAGGYTFHNYLVGPAPPEGPTRHSTVDIDDGRQSFGVLGSMSFIFEGLNGRDRYADSLQRRAQSQAMAVRSLMDIIRHDREKIIQMVDDSRRVLVSGGNDTVAIRMDHFPGEKPLQLLLKSSQTGKDTLVKIHNYHPLVKPTFSIERARGYLIPRSDSLLMALISNHHIEYQETFEDPQQVFAYRFAALSRSFDEGLKNYFPEVEKEVLDAENYQRDYIFVPVTQLHSHFLALTLEPQSQIGLIQYPLFQYLLRENEHFPVLRVE, encoded by the coding sequence ATGAACCGCTGCAGAACAATTTTGATTCCTTTCCTGGCAGTCACCCTTTTTGCTGCCTGCAAAGCCGAACGGCAGACCCCTGCCCAGCACCGCAATTTCACATCGCCCACCACCCACGCCGAGCTGGGCGAATTCCTGGAACAATCAACCGAAGCATGCGACCTGTTAAAGCTTGAGGTATTTGGTCAGTCTGCCGGTGGGCTCGACCTTTTTGTGGTGAAGGCAGGCAAGGATGAACCTTCTCCTTCAGGAGAAAAACTCAGGGTGTTGGTATTGGCCCAGCAACACGGCAACGAGCATAGCGGCAAGGAAGCCGCCCTGCTTTTGATCGACGGTATGCTTTGCGGAAGGCACAAACGCTGGTTCGATACCATGGAAATTTGGATCATTCCCCAAATGAACCCCGATGGTTCGGAAGTAAACGAGCGCCGTAACAGCGAAGGCATCGATTTTAACCGCGACCACGTGGTGATGCAGTCGGCCGAAGTCCGTGCACTCCATGACCTGTCTCACGACTTTATGCCCCACGTCACCCTCGACATCCACGAATACCACCCATACAGCGATGCATGGGAAGCTTTTGGGGCCTTTAAGCAATTCGATGTGCAGACCGGCATCATCACCAATCCAAACCTTTCGCAAGACATCAGGAAATACAGCGAAGAGGTGGTGCTTCCCGGATTGGAGAATAAACTCAAGGCCGGTGGTTATACGTTTCATAACTATCTTGTAGGCCCTGCACCTCCCGAAGGACCTACGAGGCATTCTACCGTTGACATCGACGACGGCAGGCAAAGTTTCGGCGTTCTGGGCAGTATGTCCTTTATCTTCGAAGGTCTGAACGGGCGCGACCGCTACGCCGACAGCCTGCAGCGCCGCGCTCAAAGCCAGGCCATGGCGGTAAGATCGCTGATGGATATCATCCGGCACGACAGGGAAAAGATCATCCAAATGGTAGATGACTCCCGCCGGGTTTTAGTTTCAGGCGGCAACGATACGGTTGCCATCAGGATGGATCATTTCCCCGGTGAAAAACCCCTGCAACTGCTGCTCAAATCTTCCCAAACCGGAAAAGATACCCTTGTAAAAATCCACAACTACCATCCTCTGGTCAAGCCCACCTTCAGCATTGAAAGGGCCAGGGGCTATTTGATCCCCCGGTCCGACAGCCTGCTGATGGCGCTCATCAGCAATCACCACATCGAATACCAGGAAACTTTTGAAGACCCGCAGCAAGTGTTTGCCTACCGTTTTGCTGCACTTTCCAGGAGCTTCGACGAGGGCCTCAAAAACTATTTTCCGGAAGTGGAAAAAGAGGTCCTGGACGCCGAAAACTATCAAAGGGATTATATTTTCGTTCCCGTAACCCAGTTGCACAGCCATTTCCTGGCCCTTACCCTTGAGCCCCAATCGCAGATCGGCCTGATACAGTATCCCTTATTTCAATACTTGCTCAGGGAAAATGAACACTTCCCTGTACTCAGAGTTGAATAA
- a CDS encoding SDR family oxidoreductase encodes MKQVLITGGSSGIGLATARKLMEKKNWKVISLSRSQAKIERALETHPEMEGVVDFITGDVSQPEDCRRVAEYIDEHYGQLHGLVNNAGMLTAGGIQDIDFDLWKANIDINLHAPYLLTQTLLPLLKASGNASVVNISSVASRIPGRSIAYSVSKAGLDMITEFLAGELGPYSIRVNAVNPGLVETPLHLDSKVVANEAIYREMLVKSAAKYPIGRIGKPEDIANMVFFLLSDQASWVTGSIIRVDGGSSVFNEILPGKKH; translated from the coding sequence ATGAAACAGGTATTGATTACCGGGGGCAGTTCAGGCATTGGGCTTGCCACCGCCAGGAAACTCATGGAAAAAAAAAACTGGAAAGTCATCAGCCTGAGCCGCAGCCAGGCTAAGATAGAGCGAGCCCTGGAAACTCATCCTGAAATGGAGGGAGTGGTAGACTTTATCACGGGGGATGTAAGCCAGCCGGAGGACTGCCGGCGCGTGGCCGAATATATCGATGAGCATTACGGGCAGCTTCACGGCTTGGTGAATAATGCGGGGATGCTTACGGCCGGAGGTATACAGGACATTGACTTCGACCTGTGGAAGGCCAACATTGACATCAACCTTCACGCCCCCTATCTGCTGACGCAGACCTTGCTGCCGTTGCTAAAGGCTTCGGGCAACGCCTCCGTGGTGAACATCTCATCGGTGGCTTCGCGGATCCCGGGACGCAGCATTGCCTATTCGGTTTCGAAAGCGGGGCTGGACATGATCACCGAGTTTCTGGCCGGCGAGCTGGGTCCCTATAGCATTCGCGTCAATGCCGTGAATCCTGGCCTGGTGGAAACGCCCCTGCATCTCGACAGCAAGGTAGTGGCCAACGAAGCCATCTACAGGGAAATGCTGGTTAAATCAGCCGCAAAATACCCCATAGGTCGTATAGGGAAACCCGAAGATATCGCCAATATGGTGTTTTTCCTTTTGTCCGATCAGGCCTCATGGGTCACCGGATCAATTATACGGGTTGACGGAGGAAGCAGTGTTTTTAACGAAATTTTGCCTGGAAAGAAACATTAA